Proteins encoded by one window of Rutidosis leptorrhynchoides isolate AG116_Rl617_1_P2 chromosome 7, CSIRO_AGI_Rlap_v1, whole genome shotgun sequence:
- the LOC139860068 gene encoding uncharacterized protein, which translates to MELIKKVNVNLPFIDIIPGMPKYARFMKDLLTNRKKMESVSSVTLNAACTAVVTNQLPKKLEDPGCFTIPCLLGDLACMRALADLGASINLMPYSIYLKLAPGELRPTRMAIQLADRSIKYPRGIIENMLVKTGTLVFPADFVVLDMEVDERIPLILGRPFLNTARCLIDVYGQQLTLRIGDQKEFPELQGTGECEIASDEGDV; encoded by the exons ATGGAGTTGATCAAGAAAGTGAATGTCAATTTACCTTTCATTGATATTATTCCGGGGATGCCCAAGTATGCTCGGTTCATGAAGGATTTGCTTACCaaccgaaagaagatggaaagTGTTTCATCCGTGACGTTAAATGCAGCATGTACAGCGGTGGTGACAAACCAACTTCCCAAGAAGTTGGAAGATCCGGGTTGTTTTACTATTCCTTGTTTATTGGGGGATCTTGCTTGTATGCGGGCATTGGCGGATTTGGGTGCTAGTATTAATTTAATGCCCTACTCTATTTACCTTAAACTAGCACCTGGGGAACTTAGACCCACTCGTATGGCCatacaactagcggaccgctctattaaataCCCTCGTGGGAttatagagaacatgctagttaagaccgggacaTTAGTTTTCCCCGCCGACTTTGTAGTTCTAgacatggaagtggatgaaaggattccacttattttgggaagGCCATTTTTGAATACCGCTAGATGTctaattgatgtttatggccaacagttgacccttagaataGGTGACCAAAAG GAGTTTCCAGAATTGCAGGGAACAGGGGAATGTGAAATAGCAAGTGATGAAGGGGATGTGTAA
- the LOC139860069 gene encoding zinc finger CCCH domain-containing protein 61-like — translation MASTCLYLSNKKSIRDIDIPPRKLLNRRASAGSSTESYTPADTMYQNDSPRVLPEETLFKKFLPYNNPSADSDDEDDPYAADHFRIYEFKVRKCTRSRSHDWTDCPFAHPGEKARRRCPRRYNYLGTVCADFRRGNCSRGDLCEFAHGVFECWLHPSRYRTEACKDGKNCQRKICFFAHTQRQFRVVPPEQGSVPVRKYHSDSSHCCAHCRCHLDIHHTNSPTSTLNIDLDSLSPPASPPFSPARSGSVYSPISRFADRLVRGESFGMTHLGQSSSLHKESMNEMMMNNQSLNELMRSMEAMNVEDSEFSNMNSPWMDACYNGGGGQQLQFDNYSVVNPNPCGSDMGRVFTRGGGDSRQNVVYSGSTSTANGPDLGWVNDLLT, via the coding sequence ATGGCAAGTACTTGCCTTTATCTTTCCAACAAGAAGTCTATAAGAGACATTGACATCCCACCACGTAAACTTCTCAACCGCCGTGCCTCCGCCGGCTCCTCGACTGAATCCTACACGCCGGCCGACACCATGTACCAAAACGATTCTCCAAGGGTTTTGCCTGAAGAAACtttgtttaaaaagtttcttccttacaataacccttctgctgattctgatgatgaagatgatcctTATGCTGCTGATCATTTTCGTATATACGAATTCAAGGTTCGTAAGTGTACGCGTAGCCGGTCTCATGATTGGACTGATTGCCCGTTTGCTCATCCGGGCGAAAAGGCGAGAAGAAGGTGTCCACGTAGGTATAATTATTTAGGGACCGTGTGTGCCGATTTTCGACGTGGGAATTGTAGCCGTGGTGATTTATGTGAGTTTGCTCATGGTGTTTTTGAGTGTTGGCTTCATCCTTCTAGGTATCGAACCGAAGCGTGTAAAGACGGAAAAAATTGTCAGCGAAAAATATGTTTTTTCGCTCACACGCAGCGACAGTTCCGTGTGGTCCCACCGGAACAGGGATCTGTTCCGGTGAGGAAGTATCATTCGGATTCATCTCATTGTTGTGCTCATTGTAGGTGTCATTTAGATATTCATCATACTAATTCACCAACTTCAACTTTGAACATTGATCTTGACAGCCTGTCACCACCGGCTTCACCGCCGTTTTCTCCGGCGAGATCCGGGTCGGTTTATTCACCGATTTCGCGATTTGCGGATCGGTTGGTTAGAGGTGAGTCTTTTGGTATGACTCATTTGGGACAAAGTAGTTCTTTGCACAAAGAGAGTATGAATGAAATGATGATGAATAATCAGTCACTTAATGAATTGATGAGATCTATGGAAGCTATGAATGTTGAAGATAGTGAGTTTTCTAATATGAATTCACCGTGGATGGATGCATGTTATAATGGTGGTGGTGGTCAGCAGCTACAGTTTGATAATTATTCGGTTGTGAATCCGAATCCGTGTGGGTCGGATATGGGTCGCGTTTTTACTAGGGGTGGTGGTGATTCAAGGCAGAATGTTGTTTATAGTGGGAGTACTAGTACGGCAAATGGGCCGGATCTTGGATGGGTGAATGACCTTCTGACATAG
- the LOC139860071 gene encoding uncharacterized protein, with protein sequence MTVISSRGDGKRKADQIGEEVTRISFPAIRLHNTSCAPIMIQRYLRESGYRIRRLHMDTGSSLDIMYEQCFRKLPENVKQGIRPSTMALSGFSGESAWPIGTLDLKLELRDDNNKFKTRTENVEFCVMRAHSRYNAILGRISLQRFGAIPSTVHGLVKFSKKQGIATLESNSFEALCASITVKEEEKSVKETSSGCHIMINPTYPDQKRDADMTGVPRDVAQHCFNTNVNMTPVRQKKRPMAPDRSEWLREEVNQLVKANIVRKVNYQTWVANPVLVPNADRSCTCV encoded by the exons ATGACCGTTATATCTTCGCGCGGAGATGGAAAGCGTAAAGCTGACCAGATAGGTGAAGAGGTTACAAGAATCTCTTTTCCTGCTATCCGGCTACATAACACTTCATGCGCACCTATCATGATTCAGCGTTACTTGCGTGAATCCGGATACAGGATAAGGCGTTTACATATGGACACCGGAAGCAGCCTGGACATAATGTATGAGCAATGTTTCAGAAAATTGCCAGAAAACGTAAAGCAAGGCATCAGACCTTCGACTATGGCGCTCTCTGGATTCTCAGGAGAATCAGCATGGCCCATAGGCACCTTGGACCTGAAACTAGAATTGAGAGACGACAATAATAAGTTTAAAACGCGCACTGAAAATGTTGAGTTCTGCGTAATGCGCGCGCACTCCAGGTATAACGCCATACTAGGCAGAATATCCCTTCAAAGGTTTGGAGCAATACCATCAACGGTTCATGGATTGGTAAAATTTTCTAAAAAGCAAGGAATTGCTACTCTCGAATCAAATTCATTTGAGGCACTATGCGCTTCAATCACGGTAAAGGAAGAAGAAAAATCAGTGAAGGAAACATCATCGGGGTGCCACATCATGATAAATCCCACTTACCCGGATCAGAAA CGCGATGCAGATATGACAGGCGTTCCGCGAGACGTCGCGCAACATTGCTTCAACACTAACGTAAACATGACACCTGTTCGACAAAAGAAAAGGCCCATGGCGCCGGACAGGAGTGAGTGGTTGCGCGAAGAAGTAAACCAACTGGTCAAGGCAAACATCGTGCGCAAAGTCAATTATCAAACGTGGGTTGCTAATCCAGTCCTGGTCCCTAATGCCGACAGATCATGCACTTGTGTTTGA